One window from the genome of Desulfatiglans sp. encodes:
- the rpmG gene encoding 50S ribosomal protein L33: protein MRDIITLSCERCKNRNYTTTKNKKKTPDKLNFKKYCAFCRSHTNHKETK, encoded by the coding sequence ATGAGAGATATAATTACACTTTCCTGTGAGCGGTGCAAAAACAGGAATTATACGACAACGAAAAATAAAAAGAAGACGCCAGACAAGCTGAATTTTAAAAAATATTGTGCGTTTTGCAGGTCTCATACAAATCATAAGGAGACAAAATAG
- the tuf gene encoding elongation factor Tu (EF-Tu; promotes GTP-dependent binding of aminoacyl-tRNA to the A-site of ribosomes during protein biosynthesis; when the tRNA anticodon matches the mRNA codon, GTP hydrolysis results; the inactive EF-Tu-GDP leaves the ribosome and release of GDP is promoted by elongation factor Ts; many prokaryotes have two copies of the gene encoding EF-Tu), which produces GDNVAMVGALITPIAMEKELRFAIREGGRTVGAGVVSEIIE; this is translated from the coding sequence GGAGATAATGTGGCGATGGTTGGGGCACTGATAACCCCGATAGCAATGGAGAAGGAACTTCGCTTTGCTATTCGTGAGGGAGGCCGCACAGTAGGTGCCGGCGTTGTCAGCGAAATCATCGAATAG